The following coding sequences lie in one Candidatus Neomarinimicrobiota bacterium genomic window:
- a CDS encoding IS1 family transposase, translated as MNCLKDEKKLAVLAGLVEGNSVLSVSRMTGVHKTTILSFLGRIGKGCEQLLDERMTNLECQSLQVDEIWCFVGKKQSHLTKEEKRNRRDLGDQYVFVALDAETKLVPLFEIGKRDKETTLRFMFNLEKRLTNHVQLTTDAFTPYPEAIDEAFGRDIDYAQLHKSFAGNGERRYSPPSIVAVFHLVMQGNPQRKYISTSHVERQNLTMRMQMRRFTRLTNGFSKKLDNLKYAVALHFAYYNFCRIHKTLRCTPAMSAGVTRRLWVLEDLLAWEEQY; from the coding sequence ATGAACTGTCTAAAAGATGAAAAGAAACTTGCTGTGTTAGCTGGTCTTGTTGAAGGGAATAGCGTGTTAAGCGTAAGTCGAATGACAGGTGTTCACAAGACAACAATCCTTAGTTTTCTTGGGCGAATTGGTAAGGGTTGTGAACAATTACTGGACGAGCGAATGACAAATCTTGAATGTCAGTCACTTCAGGTAGATGAAATTTGGTGTTTTGTGGGAAAGAAACAATCCCACTTAACCAAAGAAGAGAAACGAAATCGTAGAGACCTGGGAGATCAATACGTCTTTGTGGCGTTGGATGCTGAAACAAAGCTTGTTCCTCTATTTGAGATAGGCAAACGTGACAAGGAAACAACACTTAGATTCATGTTCAACCTTGAAAAGCGTTTGACTAATCATGTCCAATTAACAACTGACGCTTTCACCCCTTACCCTGAGGCTATAGATGAAGCGTTTGGGCGCGATATAGACTATGCTCAATTACATAAAAGCTTCGCAGGAAACGGGGAGAGACGCTACAGTCCACCAAGCATAGTGGCTGTCTTCCATCTTGTTATGCAGGGGAATCCTCAGCGAAAGTATATTTCAACCTCTCATGTGGAGAGGCAGAATCTTACAATGAGGATGCAAATGAGAAGATTTACGCGACTGACAAACGGATTCAGCAAGAAATTGGATAATCTAAAATATGCTGTCGCACTTCACTTTGCTTACTACAACTTCTGTCGCATACATAAGACTTTGAGATGTACTCCAGCCATGAGTGCTGGCGTTACGCGAAGACTGTGGGTCTTAGAGGATTTGCTTGCGTGGGAGGAGCAGTATTAA
- a CDS encoding ATP-dependent Clp protease proteolytic subunit: MDIQQNAPLVYVSFSAEISPATTESLINVMSRLANLEVREVYLLLSTPGGSVMNGMNLYNVLEGMPFELSIHNVGNVDSIGNAIFLAGQKRYATPNATFIFHGVGFNSPENQRLEEKYFREKLGGLLSDQKRIGDIITGHTDITKQEIEELFRETQTKDATFALDKGLIHEIRSVEIVPGTPIVPLVFKR, encoded by the coding sequence ATGGATATACAACAAAATGCCCCCCTTGTCTATGTTTCGTTTTCAGCAGAAATCTCGCCAGCTACTACAGAAAGCTTAATAAATGTAATGTCAAGATTAGCAAATTTGGAAGTTAGAGAGGTCTATCTTTTACTTTCTACTCCTGGCGGGTCAGTTATGAATGGCATGAACTTATATAATGTTCTAGAGGGGATGCCCTTTGAACTCAGCATTCATAATGTGGGTAATGTTGATTCTATTGGAAACGCAATATTCTTAGCTGGTCAAAAACGCTATGCGACACCGAATGCAACATTTATATTTCATGGTGTTGGGTTTAATTCTCCAGAAAACCAGAGATTAGAAGAAAAATACTTCAGAGAAAAATTGGGCGGTCTTTTAAGCGATCAAAAACGAATCGGTGACATCATCACTGGTCATACTGATATTACTAAGCAAGAGATCGAAGAACTCTTCAGGGAAACCCAAACTAAGGACGCTACCTTTGCCCTCGACAAAGGACTCATTCATGAAATCCGAAGTGTCGAAATAGTTCCGGGCACTCCCATAGTCCCCTTGGTATTCAAACGCTAA
- a CDS encoding amidohydrolase family protein, whose translation MNEKVWLSVGFLILATLVFAQSDSSNAEEEKWDVTVAHGTTSELEFTTDEGTWISCDVSPDGKEIVFDLLGDIYVIPLTGGVAKALTSGPAWDVQPAFSPHGDKIAFTSDRGGGDNIWSMNRDGSDPKEVTKEDFRLLNNPVFMPDGRYIVARKHFVKTRSLGAGEMWMYHISGGDGVQLTEKRDWQHDAGEPDVSPDGRFLYFSQDASPGERFEYNRNPYEGIYAIERVDLITGERKQIVGGPGGAATPQISPDGKTVAFVRRVGLKTVLFVKDLTTGNERKVFDKLNRDAQETWAIFGVHPGYSWTPDGRHIVISAKGRLWKVEVETGSAQQIPFTVNVKQTITEAIRFPVSVGDPDFQVRVIRHLRVSPDGEKVVFQALGRLYVANKDGSDRKLLTSSEDIFEFQPAWSPSGKEVAFTTWKDGGAGGISVVSSKGGKAAKLDISPGHYFDPSWSPDGKFLVYRRGTGNWLRGFENTMKPGIHMVPRSGRRARFVTDEGTHPRFSRDGKRITLHAREGEDQALVSVDLNGKDRRVLAASQHAHSWAVSPDEEWIAFIERFHIYVAQFPHTGKQIKLSPKTTSLPIAKVTRDSGFGVHWSNDSKSVYWTLGAELFSRPLREMFTFVEGAPDSLPEPDSAGIQLGWKEKGDIPDGRIALMGARIITMGEPGIIENGIIVIEGNRIEKIGSASEIKVPRFTKKIDVSGKTVIPGFVDVHSHMSLNWDGLSSQQNWHYLANLAFGVTTTHDPSNDTEIVFANSELQKAGEILAPRVYSTGMILYGAETGFTAEVNSLEDAKSHLRRLRAFGAFSAKSYNQPRRAQRQQVLKAAREIGMMVLPEGGSTFQHNMNMIVDGHTGIEHSIPVSPLYKDVLTLYGTSGVGYTPTLIVSYGGLWGENYWYQHQKVFEHERLLTYMPEELLDEVGRRRMMVEDNDYNYIENAKAAKALADYGVRVNNGAHGQLVGLGVHWEMWMLAQGGMTPLEALRASTLNGAAYIGLDLDLGSLEEGKLADLVVLGKNPLENIRNSDSVEMVMLNGRLFNASTMNEIAPETRQRRAFWWELRE comes from the coding sequence ATGAATGAGAAGGTGTGGCTAAGTGTCGGTTTCTTGATCCTTGCAACACTGGTGTTTGCCCAATCCGACTCATCAAACGCCGAAGAAGAAAAATGGGACGTCACTGTCGCCCACGGTACCACGTCTGAACTGGAGTTCACGACGGATGAAGGAACCTGGATAAGTTGTGACGTTTCACCCGATGGGAAGGAGATTGTCTTCGACCTTCTGGGTGATATCTATGTCATTCCCCTAACGGGCGGAGTGGCAAAGGCTCTCACCTCAGGGCCCGCGTGGGATGTTCAGCCCGCCTTCAGTCCCCATGGCGACAAAATCGCATTCACATCTGATCGAGGAGGAGGAGACAACATATGGAGCATGAACCGGGATGGTTCCGATCCCAAGGAGGTTACGAAAGAAGATTTCCGTCTTTTGAACAATCCCGTCTTCATGCCAGACGGTCGATACATTGTAGCGCGAAAACATTTTGTAAAAACCCGCTCCCTTGGCGCTGGTGAAATGTGGATGTACCATATTTCCGGAGGTGATGGGGTACAGCTGACTGAAAAAAGGGATTGGCAGCACGATGCCGGCGAGCCGGATGTGAGTCCTGACGGACGCTTTCTCTATTTTTCACAGGATGCGAGTCCCGGAGAGAGGTTTGAATACAACCGGAATCCCTATGAAGGGATCTACGCCATCGAAAGGGTAGATTTGATCACGGGTGAACGAAAGCAAATCGTGGGCGGTCCCGGCGGTGCAGCGACGCCCCAGATTTCGCCTGACGGCAAAACGGTTGCATTTGTGCGGCGCGTCGGTTTGAAGACCGTCCTTTTTGTCAAAGATCTTACCACCGGGAATGAAAGAAAGGTCTTTGACAAACTTAACAGAGATGCCCAGGAAACGTGGGCGATCTTTGGCGTCCATCCAGGTTACAGCTGGACGCCTGATGGCCGACACATCGTCATTTCTGCGAAAGGACGTTTGTGGAAGGTGGAAGTGGAGACGGGGAGTGCTCAACAGATTCCGTTCACCGTGAATGTGAAGCAGACGATAACCGAAGCGATTCGATTCCCAGTCAGCGTGGGTGATCCGGATTTCCAGGTCCGCGTTATTAGGCATCTCAGAGTAAGTCCCGATGGGGAAAAAGTGGTGTTTCAGGCCCTGGGTCGACTCTACGTGGCAAATAAGGATGGGTCAGACCGGAAGTTGTTAACGTCGTCTGAGGATATCTTTGAATTTCAACCGGCTTGGTCCCCCAGCGGAAAAGAGGTGGCTTTTACAACATGGAAAGATGGGGGCGCGGGCGGCATTTCCGTTGTTAGTAGCAAAGGGGGGAAAGCAGCCAAACTTGATATTTCTCCCGGCCACTATTTTGATCCCTCTTGGTCTCCGGATGGCAAGTTCCTGGTCTACAGACGGGGTACCGGAAACTGGCTTCGGGGGTTTGAGAATACCATGAAACCCGGAATTCACATGGTCCCCAGAAGCGGGAGAAGGGCACGGTTTGTAACGGACGAGGGGACCCATCCCCGGTTCAGCAGAGATGGAAAGCGTATCACGCTGCACGCTCGTGAAGGAGAGGATCAGGCCCTCGTCAGTGTGGATCTGAATGGCAAGGACCGCAGAGTGCTGGCCGCATCGCAACATGCCCACTCCTGGGCCGTCTCACCCGATGAAGAATGGATCGCATTCATTGAGCGGTTCCACATCTATGTCGCCCAGTTTCCTCATACCGGAAAACAGATCAAGCTGTCTCCCAAAACAACCTCGCTACCCATCGCGAAAGTGACGCGGGATTCGGGATTCGGTGTACACTGGTCAAATGACAGTAAGTCCGTTTACTGGACACTTGGGGCTGAACTGTTTTCACGCCCACTCAGAGAAATGTTTACTTTTGTTGAGGGGGCACCGGACTCCCTTCCTGAACCCGATTCCGCTGGCATCCAGCTTGGATGGAAGGAAAAGGGTGACATTCCCGACGGGAGAATAGCCTTGATGGGCGCCCGGATCATCACCATGGGAGAACCCGGAATCATCGAGAACGGAATCATAGTGATTGAAGGGAACCGTATTGAAAAGATCGGCTCCGCTTCGGAGATAAAGGTGCCCCGATTCACAAAAAAGATTGATGTTTCGGGAAAGACAGTCATCCCGGGTTTCGTGGATGTCCATTCTCACATGAGCCTCAACTGGGATGGCCTGTCGAGCCAGCAGAACTGGCATTATCTGGCGAACCTCGCTTTTGGCGTTACCACCACTCACGATCCGTCCAACGATACGGAAATCGTCTTCGCCAACTCTGAGTTGCAGAAGGCGGGAGAAATCCTGGCCCCACGGGTTTATTCCACGGGAATGATTCTCTATGGAGCGGAAACTGGATTTACGGCGGAAGTAAATTCACTTGAGGACGCAAAATCCCATCTCAGAAGGCTGCGAGCGTTTGGTGCGTTCAGCGCGAAGTCCTACAATCAACCCCGGCGGGCTCAACGTCAGCAGGTTCTGAAAGCGGCGCGTGAAATCGGAATGATGGTTCTACCCGAGGGAGGTTCCACATTTCAACACAATATGAACATGATTGTGGATGGTCACACAGGCATCGAACACTCTATCCCAGTTTCGCCTCTGTACAAGGACGTGTTGACACTCTATGGCACGAGCGGCGTAGGATACACTCCCACCCTTATTGTGAGTTACGGGGGACTCTGGGGAGAGAACTACTGGTACCAGCACCAAAAGGTTTTCGAACATGAACGCCTTCTGACCTACATGCCAGAGGAATTGCTTGACGAGGTGGGTCGGCGCAGAATGATGGTGGAGGATAACGACTATAATTACATCGAGAATGCCAAAGCAGCCAAAGCACTCGCAGACTACGGCGTAAGAGTCAATAACGGCGCCCATGGTCAGCTCGTGGGACTGGGGGTCCACTGGGAAATGTGGATGCTGGCTCAGGGCGGAATGACGCCTCTTGAAGCCTTGAGAGCATCCACGTTGAACGGAGCGGCCTACATCGGATTGGACCTGGACCTGGGAAGCTTGGAGGAAGGGAAACTGGCAGACCTGGTGGTCCTCGGGAAGAATCCCCTGGAGAATATCAGGAATTCTGATTCTGTTGAAATGGTCATGCTCAATGGCCGGCTGTTCAATGCCTCTACCATGAACGAAATTGCGCCGGAAACCCGGCAGCGGAGAGCGTTCTGGTGGGAATTACGAGAATAG
- a CDS encoding proline dehydrogenase family protein has product MRSLLLRASENPTIAHTFPRYPSVRRAVTRFMPGEKLADALKEAAVLRESNISTVLTYLGEDVSELTEARRVTDHYHEVLDRISKHHLDCHISVKLTQLGLVFDREFCLSNLMSLVEQAADLDNFVWIDMEESCYVDATLTMHRRVKSHYSSVGVCLQSYLFRTSNDFGSLRSLESAIRLVKGAYAEPPDVAYPRKKEVDENFLVLATSMLQGVREGGLGAAFATHDLKLIRRICEEASFRGIPGELLEFQMLYGIKSEEQARLVRQGYGVRVLISYGSAWFPWYMRRLAERPANIFFLVRNLFPLFS; this is encoded by the coding sequence ATGAGGAGTCTGCTCCTCCGGGCATCTGAGAATCCGACCATTGCCCACACATTTCCTCGATATCCTTCTGTTCGCAGAGCTGTCACTCGTTTTATGCCGGGAGAGAAACTCGCCGACGCCTTGAAAGAGGCAGCCGTACTCCGAGAAAGCAATATTTCAACAGTACTCACATACTTGGGAGAAGACGTCAGCGAGCTGACTGAGGCCAGGAGGGTGACGGATCACTACCATGAAGTTCTGGACAGGATCAGCAAGCATCATCTCGATTGCCATATTTCGGTCAAGCTCACTCAGCTAGGACTCGTTTTCGACAGGGAGTTCTGTTTATCCAATCTCATGTCTCTGGTGGAGCAAGCCGCCGATCTGGACAATTTTGTCTGGATAGATATGGAAGAGAGTTGCTACGTGGATGCAACTCTAACCATGCATCGACGCGTGAAGTCGCATTATTCCAGCGTTGGAGTCTGTCTTCAGTCTTATCTCTTTCGCACGTCAAACGATTTTGGGAGCCTCCGCTCCTTGGAGTCGGCTATTCGTCTGGTCAAGGGTGCCTATGCCGAGCCGCCAGATGTCGCCTATCCTCGCAAGAAAGAAGTGGATGAAAACTTCCTGGTTCTCGCCACGTCAATGCTTCAGGGGGTTCGGGAGGGCGGCTTAGGAGCCGCGTTTGCAACCCACGACCTCAAGCTGATTCGGCGCATTTGTGAGGAGGCAAGTTTCAGGGGAATTCCAGGAGAACTTCTGGAATTTCAGATGTTATACGGGATCAAGAGTGAGGAGCAGGCTCGGTTAGTCCGGCAAGGATACGGAGTTCGCGTGCTCATAAGTTACGGGTCCGCCTGGTTTCCATGGTACATGCGACGCCTTGCTGAACGACCGGCAAATATATTCTTTCTGGTGCGAAACCTTTTCCCGCTATTCTCGTAA
- the rsmA gene encoding 16S rRNA (adenine(1518)-N(6)/adenine(1519)-N(6))-dimethyltransferase RsmA, giving the protein MNPYSRKRWGQHFLSDRNLLLKLVRIIDPEPGDSIIEIGPGEGALTQLLVPKVKELIGVEIDGNLFDTLESNPAFARCTFLNRDFLEIDLSSLSLTGDRLRVVGNIPYNITSPVIFRLLEEPSRWWDIHLMVQKEVADRLTATPGGKVYGRLTVMVQAYMNVRQVLNVPPEVFIPKPRVRSAVVALKSHKRFDLDDHTASVLEETVRKAFSQRRKMLKNSLREILSDLKGDVDLDLSMRPEMLTVGDFIDLARRFSEARLQNMQ; this is encoded by the coding sequence GTGAACCCTTATTCGCGGAAACGGTGGGGTCAGCATTTCCTCTCCGACAGAAATCTCCTCTTGAAACTTGTGCGGATCATCGATCCCGAACCGGGCGATTCCATTATTGAGATCGGTCCGGGAGAAGGCGCTTTGACTCAGCTCCTGGTGCCAAAAGTAAAAGAGCTGATAGGAGTGGAAATCGATGGAAACTTGTTCGACACCCTCGAGTCTAACCCAGCCTTCGCGCGGTGTACATTCTTGAATCGCGATTTCCTTGAGATTGATCTCTCCTCACTGTCATTGACCGGAGATAGATTACGAGTAGTGGGAAACATTCCTTATAACATTACGTCGCCGGTCATCTTCAGACTTCTCGAAGAACCGTCGCGATGGTGGGACATCCACCTGATGGTCCAGAAGGAGGTGGCCGACCGGTTAACCGCTACTCCCGGTGGGAAGGTGTACGGTCGTCTCACCGTGATGGTCCAGGCCTACATGAACGTTCGTCAGGTCCTCAACGTCCCCCCTGAAGTATTCATTCCGAAACCCAGGGTACGATCCGCAGTTGTTGCCTTGAAGAGTCATAAACGATTTGACCTCGATGATCACACCGCCAGTGTACTCGAAGAAACCGTCAGAAAGGCATTTTCGCAAAGACGCAAAATGCTCAAGAATTCGTTACGAGAAATCTTATCTGATTTAAAAGGGGATGTTGACCTGGATCTTTCCATGAGACCGGAAATGCTGACCGTGGGTGATTTCATCGATCTCGCCCGACGTTTTTCCGAGGCTCGACTTCAGAATATGCAGTAG
- a CDS encoding TatD family hydrolase produces the protein MYTDTHAHLYHGGLEKELDAVMERAEKAGVEKIVCVGTDLETSRKSITFSERYPGIFATVGIHPHDAKEAPGAYLDEIRDLAAHDGVVGIGETGLDFYRNLSPPEIQVEIFRGQLELADELDLPVIVHNRDADEALLRTIESVGQRKGVMHCFTGTFEMAEKSLVLGFKISFTGIITYGNETIESVVRGVPLESMMIETDSPFLSPVPVRRRRNEPAHVPYVASRIAEIKGESLETVAHATRETASRFFDLPG, from the coding sequence TTGTATACCGACACTCACGCGCATCTTTACCACGGTGGACTTGAAAAAGAGCTCGACGCTGTCATGGAAAGGGCTGAGAAAGCCGGGGTGGAAAAAATTGTGTGCGTGGGGACGGATCTGGAAACATCCAGGAAATCGATAACCTTTTCCGAGCGGTACCCGGGCATATTTGCCACCGTGGGAATTCATCCCCATGACGCCAAAGAGGCTCCCGGAGCCTACCTGGATGAGATTCGCGATCTTGCCGCTCACGATGGCGTCGTGGGTATCGGAGAAACCGGCCTCGATTTCTATCGGAATCTATCTCCCCCTGAGATCCAGGTGGAGATCTTCCGAGGCCAGTTGGAACTGGCCGATGAACTGGATCTGCCGGTGATTGTCCACAATCGAGATGCAGACGAAGCACTGCTCAGGACCATAGAATCGGTTGGGCAGAGAAAAGGGGTGATGCACTGTTTCACAGGTACCTTCGAGATGGCGGAAAAATCTCTCGTACTTGGCTTCAAGATTTCCTTCACCGGAATCATCACATACGGCAATGAAACAATTGAATCCGTCGTGAGAGGAGTCCCTCTGGAATCGATGATGATTGAAACAGACTCACCCTTTCTATCACCTGTTCCAGTGAGACGAAGGCGTAACGAACCCGCTCATGTTCCGTATGTGGCGTCGAGAATCGCAGAAATCAAGGGGGAGTCACTGGAAACGGTTGCCCATGCGACACGAGAGACGGCTTCACGTTTCTTTGACTTGCCCGGGTGA
- the metG gene encoding methionine--tRNA ligase — MGKFFVTTPIYYVNDEPHIGHAYTTVLADVLARYYKERGDDVFFLTGTDEHGQKVFRAARDRGMEPKQHCDETVVRFKDLWEKLNINYTHFIRTTDPEHEKVVKQILQTIYDKGDIYFDEYSGYYCIECERFYTEKELQGPSSDVPAECPIHRTELKVISEENYFFKMSNYRQRLIDHIGDHPQFILPDFRRNEVLGFLKQPLGDLCISRPKSRLSWGIELPFDSDYVTYVWFDALINYVSAIGVTENDSLFRKWWPANYHLIGKDILTTHAVYWPTMLFAADIAQPETIFAHGWWLSEDFKMSKSMGNVVRPLDLIEEFGVDPVRYFLMRDMVLGQDANFSLEAFVRRYNSDLANDLGNLVGRICALIRSHFAGEIPPSGDLGEEEVTLRRHGERVASVAHDQVERMRISAAVEEVLQFVRVINRYMERREPWKLVRSDKERAGTVLYFAAESLRIVLQQLHPIMPARTEKMLEMIGVSEPDFMDHEWGKLERGAPLGSFEVPFPRIELEKKSVKIEEEGMTREEIAIEDFAKLDLRTAEVVAAEAVSGTDKLVKLQIRIGEDERQIVAGIAEHYSPEKLVGKMIVVLTNLKSAVIRGEESKGMLLAASGENSIILLTVDDPDIGSGARIS; from the coding sequence ATGGGCAAGTTTTTCGTGACAACTCCAATCTACTATGTGAATGATGAGCCCCATATCGGTCATGCCTATACGACCGTCCTCGCAGATGTTCTGGCACGGTATTACAAAGAGAGGGGCGATGACGTTTTTTTCCTCACGGGGACCGATGAGCATGGGCAGAAAGTGTTCAGAGCTGCCCGGGATCGGGGTATGGAACCAAAGCAGCATTGCGATGAAACGGTGGTCCGGTTCAAGGATTTGTGGGAAAAGCTCAATATTAACTACACTCACTTCATCCGTACCACGGACCCGGAACACGAAAAAGTGGTCAAGCAGATCCTGCAAACCATCTACGATAAGGGAGACATCTATTTTGATGAGTACAGTGGATACTACTGTATCGAATGTGAGCGTTTCTACACGGAGAAGGAGCTGCAGGGGCCGTCATCGGACGTCCCTGCAGAATGTCCGATCCACCGGACTGAGCTGAAGGTCATCTCAGAAGAAAACTATTTCTTCAAGATGAGCAATTACCGACAACGCCTGATTGACCATATCGGCGACCACCCCCAGTTCATCCTACCCGACTTCCGTCGAAATGAGGTCCTGGGCTTTCTAAAGCAACCTTTGGGCGACCTCTGCATTTCGCGTCCGAAATCACGCCTTTCGTGGGGAATTGAACTCCCTTTTGACAGCGACTACGTCACTTATGTCTGGTTTGACGCCCTGATAAACTACGTCAGTGCCATCGGTGTAACGGAAAACGATTCACTGTTCAGGAAGTGGTGGCCAGCAAACTATCATCTCATTGGCAAGGACATCCTGACCACCCATGCCGTCTACTGGCCCACCATGTTATTCGCGGCTGATATTGCTCAGCCGGAGACAATCTTCGCTCATGGATGGTGGCTCAGCGAGGATTTCAAGATGTCCAAGTCCATGGGAAATGTTGTTCGACCGCTGGATCTCATAGAAGAGTTCGGTGTGGATCCGGTGAGGTATTTTCTGATGCGTGACATGGTGTTGGGTCAGGACGCCAATTTCTCACTTGAGGCCTTCGTTCGGCGGTATAATAGCGATCTGGCGAACGATCTTGGGAATCTTGTGGGTCGCATCTGTGCACTCATAAGGAGTCACTTCGCTGGGGAAATTCCCCCTTCGGGAGATCTGGGTGAGGAGGAAGTCACGTTGCGTCGTCATGGGGAACGGGTGGCGTCAGTGGCCCATGATCAGGTTGAAAGGATGCGGATCAGCGCGGCAGTGGAGGAGGTTCTTCAATTCGTCCGGGTGATCAACCGCTACATGGAAAGAAGGGAACCGTGGAAGCTTGTGAGATCAGACAAAGAGAGAGCCGGGACGGTGCTCTATTTCGCCGCGGAGTCGTTGAGGATCGTACTTCAGCAGCTCCACCCGATCATGCCAGCGAGAACGGAGAAGATGCTTGAGATGATAGGGGTGAGCGAGCCGGACTTCATGGATCATGAATGGGGAAAGTTGGAACGTGGGGCACCTTTGGGATCATTCGAGGTCCCATTCCCAAGAATAGAATTAGAGAAGAAATCAGTGAAGATAGAGGAGGAAGGGATGACACGAGAGGAGATTGCTATTGAAGACTTCGCGAAGCTCGATCTGAGAACGGCTGAAGTTGTGGCGGCTGAAGCGGTGAGTGGAACAGACAAACTCGTCAAACTTCAAATCAGGATCGGTGAGGACGAACGCCAGATCGTGGCGGGTATCGCGGAACATTATTCCCCGGAAAAGTTGGTGGGAAAGATGATCGTTGTACTTACAAACCTCAAATCCGCGGTAATCCGGGGCGAGGAGTCGAAGGGGATGCTTCTTGCGGCGAGCGGTGAAAATTCCATTATTCTGCTAACCGTGGACGATCCCGACATAGGATCAGGAGCCAGGATTTCGTAA
- a CDS encoding DNA polymerase III subunit, with the protein MAEEVLADMPDKGNFRSLVDQQAVWDRLTAAFRNGRISSAYLFQGPAGTGKEGFALKFAALLNCRNPGKDPCGECPSCTKFGALQHPNLTLVVPLPRDRDIKKDDPPARALSDKTLATLQKLTAKKGSDPYCKIDLPRANTILLVSIRYIRKKIYLKSIESGRKMIILFDAHKLMTQQAESGNALLKILEEPPADTTFVLTTEYPERLSETIRSRCQGIYFPPVPEKDIVHLLTETMGKEESEALLIAHFSQGNVRTARSLAREKLEELDALLDSLIDWTTSGSGSGWRSFLHHGISVYRTDAGEFSFHLQLLSYWFRDAMYLQKGDGDAELILGRREARIREFAKKYPDANFPEIISSVETCTHSLSRNRNINLVLTNLLLDIELNLKGGGVE; encoded by the coding sequence ATGGCTGAGGAAGTCCTAGCTGACATGCCGGACAAAGGGAATTTCCGGTCACTGGTTGACCAGCAGGCCGTATGGGATCGCCTCACGGCGGCATTTCGGAATGGCCGTATCTCCAGTGCCTATCTGTTCCAGGGGCCGGCAGGCACAGGAAAGGAGGGATTTGCCCTGAAATTTGCAGCCCTTCTGAATTGCAGAAATCCGGGAAAGGATCCGTGTGGTGAGTGTCCCTCCTGCACAAAATTCGGTGCTCTGCAACATCCGAATCTTACACTGGTGGTACCCCTGCCCCGTGACAGGGACATCAAAAAGGACGACCCGCCTGCCAGGGCGCTATCCGACAAAACGCTGGCCACGCTCCAGAAACTCACAGCAAAGAAGGGCTCGGATCCATACTGCAAGATCGACCTGCCGCGGGCGAACACAATCCTCCTGGTTTCAATTCGATACATCCGGAAAAAAATCTACCTCAAATCGATTGAATCCGGGCGGAAGATGATTATTCTGTTTGATGCTCACAAACTGATGACTCAACAGGCTGAATCGGGCAATGCGCTGCTCAAGATTCTGGAAGAACCACCGGCGGATACAACATTTGTTCTTACCACAGAGTATCCGGAAAGGCTGTCTGAAACCATCCGTTCCCGGTGTCAGGGCATCTACTTCCCACCTGTTCCCGAAAAAGATATCGTTCATCTTCTGACAGAAACCATGGGAAAGGAGGAATCAGAAGCTCTTCTCATCGCTCATTTTTCACAGGGTAACGTGAGGACGGCCCGGAGTCTCGCCAGGGAAAAGCTGGAAGAATTGGACGCTCTTCTGGACTCTTTGATAGACTGGACCACGTCCGGTTCAGGATCAGGCTGGCGGAGTTTTCTGCATCATGGAATCTCGGTCTACAGGACGGATGCCGGCGAGTTCTCCTTTCATTTGCAGCTTCTGAGCTACTGGTTCCGCGATGCCATGTACCTTCAAAAGGGAGATGGAGATGCTGAATTGATCCTGGGAAGACGTGAGGCACGGATACGGGAGTTTGCGAAGAAATACCCGGATGCGAATTTCCCGGAAATCATTTCATCGGTTGAAACCTGCACCCACTCCCTTTCCAGAAACCGCAACATAAATCTGGTCCTTACCAATCTGCTGCTTGACATTGAACTGAATCTCAAGGGAGGCGGGGTGGAATAG